The following nucleotide sequence is from Malania oleifera isolate guangnan ecotype guangnan chromosome 4, ASM2987363v1, whole genome shotgun sequence.
tagtTTTTGTTGTTGCTGCTGTTGTTTTAGCAAGGAGAAATGTTGTGCTCCACATGCCAAGCCCAAGCTATCCATGAGCAGATATTAGTTTCACAACTATTCAACCGCTATGCTTTGGATATTTAGGAATGATAGAGAAACAGCTCTTGACATTATGTGAATATTACCGCTTGTGAGCAGTAAATagtttaattaacatattaaaagaaattttctcACCCTGTTCGTCTAAGTCCTTTATTTGAGTATTGGCAAGTTCTTGATGGATTCTTTCTGTTATGACactcaaaataaaagaaaaaatcatCTCAAATTAAAGAATACCTTATTTTAAACATTATGAATTATCTATGTGAGTCCTTCCTTGGCATCCTTGATTGTGTTCATAATTGTTAATGTGGGATGAGCAAAGGATTTCACCACAACTTATTGCCCTAGGGGGTGTATTTGCTTTGGTGGCTAGGTTACTAAGGACCCATACCCCATGTTTGGTGCAATTCACTAGTGGGATCAGGCTGGGCTAGAAAGGAGAAGCTTAGTCCATGCATGTGTTATAGGGCTAGCTGCCCCAGCCCTCCACCTCCCACCCTGTCCATTTGGCCAGCCCCAGCTAGGCGATCTCCataatgaaaaaaagaaaaaggaaaaaaagaaaggacAAGGATGACCTTCCTGTTTCCTTCACACAGCTGACTCTCTCCCATTCGTTGCTTGCCAATTGTCTTCTATGGCAAGATCATTCCTGCAGAAACTCATCACTCATAATGTCTGGCAAACCGTCCTCACACATCCCGACTCCCTGTTCTTTCTTTTCGAATCAGTAAACAGCGATAagaaaaaaaactgaaaattgcAGCAGCAGATAAGAGAAAATGATAGTCTGCTAGAAGAGCGGCTTCAAGGTAAAAGATGGCAACACATAGCAGCCGCTGCTGCTGCCACTTCTGGTGTTCTGAGAACAACTGCTAGAGGGGTTTAAGGAGGGTTTGATCTGGTATGTATCCTAAATGGATATTTTGGTCTCTTGAATGATTAGCATATCCAATGGGTATTGCAATCCAAACATGGTACAAGATAATAATGCCAATCCAGTCTAGTCCAGTTTTGTGCTGTAAAATTGTCACTGAAATGCACCCAAACAGAATGGGGGGTGATTGGAAAGTGTACCTAACCCTATCCAGTACCAGGTAGTTGGTCAAATGCTTTATTGAAAACCATATATGTTGGGAAGTGAAATGATAGACATTCTATGCTTGATGCTCACCAGTTGTTGGTCCTTTTTTGGCATGTTGTGTACTTTTATCTTTCCCTTGGTCCTTGTGGGAGGACATTGGAAGGTATAATTATTTTTAGTTTGGTACAACTGTAAGTTATTTTgcccttttaattatttttagttTGATACAACTGTTAAGTATAtggcccctttttttttttcctatcaaCTGACTTGCTTTTGGCCATAGGAACAAGCTAGAAAGGCATTAGAAAGTGCGCTTGGTGGGAAaaaaagtgattttgaaaaatggaACAAAGAGATTAAAAGGAGGGAGGAGTTAGGTGGAGGAGGTGATGCTGGTGGAGGAGGTTGGTTTGGATGGGGCAGATGGTTCGATGGATCGGATGGTGATCGTTTCTGGCAAGAAGCACAACAGGGTGGCCTGACTGTCCTGGGTATTATTCTCATGGTAAGCAGTTTATTAGTTTGTTCATTCCCtttcttgaattttatttaattctaTCACATaatactctctctttctctctcattttaCAGTACCTTATAGTTGCCAAAGGTGAAGTGATGCTTGCTATCATCTTCAATCCATTGCTGTTTGCTTTGCGAGGAACAAGAAATGGGTTTACTTTCATAACATcaaaggttttgaaaatcacatCCCAAACTAGTCATTCTGATTTTGATAATACATCCAGGGATGAAGTTTATAAAC
It contains:
- the LOC131152848 gene encoding uncharacterized protein LOC131152848; translation: MAQLLSLNPLPAKTIHGFSSPPIRFCTASRRQNGSHNRASLHRQPQCNGRFSCLFSDNRKQEQARKALESALGGKKSDFEKWNKEIKRREELGGGGDAGGGGWFGWGRWFDGSDGDRFWQEAQQGGLTVLGIILMYLIVAKGEVMLAIIFNPLLFALRGTRNGFTFITSKVLKITSQTSHSDFDNTSRDEVYKHVSAKESVVRKWGSE